A region of Maridesulfovibrio sp. DNA encodes the following proteins:
- a CDS encoding dual specificity protein phosphatase family protein → MADQGSGHAYKLTWITDQLAVGCAPMSHAQLDSLLAQGIDGIVNLCGEFCDLHEIEQEAGFEVYYLPVEDEEAPGLVELEKGLAWLDEAIYLGKKVLVHCRHGIGRTGTFLNAYLLRRGLGHKLAGKKMKDLRSKPANFSQWWTIRKYGRKSGKLTARTPTVEFNRKVDLSPFFNDYLQLAGEVEQLAAKSEGLQQCGLDHKRCCRTPLSITLAEALHLSHCVNLELTHEARLEVIEKAMSTARIERRAMRELAADNEAGFCLSGVDSTCPLLEAGKCRLFDFRPLQCRAFGLDSSENGRLWRETLSPGLDSISSQIWFACTGVMQGGSLPHFSLPDVVSGKFIEVLFKIMMEQGVG, encoded by the coding sequence ATGGCTGATCAGGGCAGTGGCCATGCTTACAAGCTTACCTGGATTACGGATCAGCTTGCAGTGGGCTGCGCGCCCATGAGTCATGCCCAGCTTGATTCCCTGCTGGCACAGGGCATTGACGGGATTGTCAATCTTTGCGGTGAGTTTTGTGATCTGCACGAAATTGAGCAGGAAGCCGGATTTGAAGTCTATTACCTTCCTGTCGAGGATGAGGAGGCCCCCGGCCTTGTAGAGCTGGAGAAGGGGCTTGCATGGTTGGACGAGGCCATTTATCTGGGCAAGAAGGTGTTGGTTCATTGCCGTCACGGCATCGGCAGGACCGGAACTTTTCTCAACGCCTACTTGCTGCGGCGCGGTCTGGGGCATAAACTGGCCGGAAAGAAGATGAAGGATCTTCGTTCCAAACCGGCTAATTTCTCTCAGTGGTGGACTATCCGCAAGTATGGGCGCAAAAGCGGGAAGCTTACCGCGCGTACTCCTACTGTGGAATTTAACCGTAAAGTAGATCTTTCTCCGTTTTTTAATGATTACCTGCAGTTGGCTGGTGAGGTGGAGCAACTGGCTGCAAAGTCGGAAGGGCTGCAGCAGTGCGGACTTGATCATAAGCGTTGCTGCAGGACTCCGCTGAGTATAACTCTGGCCGAGGCCCTGCATCTCAGCCATTGCGTAAATCTTGAACTTACTCATGAGGCCCGGCTTGAAGTCATTGAAAAAGCCATGTCAACAGCGCGTATAGAACGGCGGGCCATGCGTGAACTTGCAGCTGATAATGAGGCCGGATTCTGCCTTTCAGGAGTGGACTCAACCTGTCCGTTGCTGGAAGCCGGTAAATGCAGGCTTTTTGACTTCCGCCCTTTGCAGTGCCGGGCTTTCGGGTTGGATTCTTCGGAAAACGGACGTCTATGGCGGGAAACCCTCAGTCCCGGATTGGACAGCATATCCTCCCAGATATGGTTTGCCTGCACCGGGGTAATGCAAGGTGGCTCTCTGCCGCATTTCTCCCTGCCCGATGTTGTCTCCGGGAAGTTCATAGAGGTTCTTTTCAAGATTATGATGGAGCAGGGGGTCGGGTGA
- a CDS encoding phenylacetate--CoA ligase family protein encodes MTDLHFADRKTAEIHQLEKLNQILGIAIQAPFYKKLYQGIDLPLKSLDELKKIPVIDKQTLCTEGETCKKSLYTRTTGGFYKFSTGGTSGRMSFARYGLDEFRKICDGAAYGLMACGITPEDVVANCIRAGAFWTGFLTSYRALEIIGCNILPITDNQPVEKTLEYLEMMGPNTLFGISPTLVQIAQEATRRDSKLDIEKVAFASTPLTTEQQSYLSSVWPRATFHSAGYGAAEVGPIGFQCEHCTGTEHHILLPDCIVEKDDDGAIIATSLIRTLQPAIRMKVGDNIEWIEGKCPCGRTSPRFRLLQRSDEILEFRHDSMSLEQLGSCLGKFSELAPVFQVLLDLNADKTDIIIRVEAADCDAVDDYQLASQVYKCLSNDIPAVGDNRQKNNIRAFKILVVPSGGIPRVETTGKIRRVIDKRFM; translated from the coding sequence ATGACCGATCTCCATTTCGCCGATAGAAAGACCGCTGAAATACATCAACTGGAAAAACTGAACCAGATACTGGGCATTGCCATTCAGGCCCCATTCTATAAAAAACTTTATCAGGGCATAGATCTTCCCCTGAAGAGTCTGGATGAGCTCAAGAAAATCCCGGTAATTGACAAGCAGACCCTCTGCACTGAAGGGGAAACCTGCAAGAAGTCCCTCTATACCCGCACCACAGGGGGATTTTACAAATTCTCCACCGGCGGAACTTCCGGCAGGATGAGTTTTGCCCGCTACGGGCTGGATGAATTCCGCAAAATCTGCGATGGCGCAGCATATGGACTCATGGCCTGCGGCATCACCCCTGAAGACGTTGTAGCCAACTGCATCCGGGCCGGAGCCTTCTGGACCGGCTTTCTGACCAGCTACCGCGCCCTAGAGATTATAGGTTGCAATATCCTGCCCATCACAGATAACCAGCCCGTGGAAAAGACTTTGGAATATCTGGAAATGATGGGACCAAACACCCTGTTCGGCATATCCCCGACACTGGTCCAGATTGCGCAGGAAGCCACGCGGCGCGACTCCAAACTTGATATTGAAAAAGTGGCCTTCGCCTCTACTCCCCTGACTACGGAACAACAAAGTTATCTTTCTTCGGTCTGGCCAAGGGCGACATTTCATTCCGCCGGATACGGAGCCGCCGAGGTCGGCCCGATAGGCTTCCAGTGTGAACATTGCACCGGAACCGAGCACCACATCCTGCTGCCCGATTGTATTGTGGAAAAGGATGATGACGGAGCAATTATCGCAACATCCCTGATCAGAACCCTGCAGCCGGCCATCCGCATGAAGGTTGGCGACAACATAGAATGGATAGAAGGAAAATGCCCATGCGGAAGAACAAGTCCGCGCTTCAGGCTCCTGCAACGTTCCGATGAAATCCTTGAATTCAGACACGATTCCATGTCACTTGAACAGCTTGGTTCCTGTCTTGGCAAGTTCAGTGAACTGGCCCCGGTCTTTCAGGTCCTGCTGGACCTTAACGCAGACAAAACAGACATCATCATCCGCGTGGAAGCAGCGGACTGCGATGCTGTGGATGACTATCAACTGGCATCTCAGGTTTACAAATGCTTGAGTAACGATATTCCTGCAGTTGGTGACAACCGCCAGAAGAATAACATCCGTGCCTTCAAAATCCTGGTAGTTCCCTCCGGCGGCATCCCACGCGTGGAAACCACCGGAAAAATTCGGCGGGTTATTGATAAACGGTTCATGTAA
- a CDS encoding mechanosensitive ion channel domain-containing protein gives MPVVRRSIFFIFWIVCLSAIPLEGLSYGSEDVDYSLLRSRINSYKEFESEEIINYSRMEDFLSESKESLPLWQQDFQNLALSERSSLVSPVQRKRLKVRLFSIQKESSEALEDLTQAREECSSRLEILNSFSNIWSAPPAEAPEDIKILLKEGGMGLKQLKTGTEKQLLKVDSLLKRTNRLHDRIIDLQQREKNNLFQVWKTWLLEGGDPVVSTDFWEKVVPGKAWLDLKQSELSVSSRQFSNQSLHFMFIVLGVFITGVFLIRMMDSSDYFLNRSEIERKKSLRLLFISCFAFAVYMASRIVFPYSLDSIAIVAFGVLYWAVLRLSKLICREKMVFIDGEKRAATLFVVSGLLLIHNVPERIVVFAFLLLLLSFWGYATYKVWTKKRGQGVSIVARQGSLLSPFFVIAMFGYGRLACVLVLLWSLGLFIRGFGTAFSQILFLRTEMSVELKKGLIRSLAVPAGWAAAFGIAAFWLIDFFGESAVYGFMDTSISHGDYSISLGSIVWMAVFFFMTRQCVSAFNVSIEYVGSNWSKAKKGAVPSIQTLFAYAVWAVFSLAAFRVLGLSLTSVTVIAGGLSVGIGFGLQNIVNNFIGGLILLFGRSIQQGDVIELNNIWCTVRKINIRTTVVETFENAVIMIPNSDLIAAQVTNWTKNNPVIRRDIHVGVAYGSDIQKVNKVLLKLAEEHSHVLKIPAPYVLFNDFGSSSLDFILRVWIDDIDVTLSALSELRFAIDKAFREEAIEISFPQLDVHVKQGKIQLPA, from the coding sequence ATGCCGGTTGTACGCAGGTCTATTTTCTTTATTTTCTGGATTGTCTGCCTAAGTGCCATCCCGTTGGAAGGGCTTTCCTATGGATCTGAAGATGTGGATTACAGTCTCTTAAGAAGCCGGATTAACAGCTACAAGGAATTTGAATCAGAAGAAATAATTAACTATTCTCGGATGGAAGATTTTTTGAGTGAATCAAAGGAGAGCCTGCCCCTTTGGCAACAGGATTTTCAGAATTTAGCCCTTTCAGAACGGTCTTCGTTGGTTTCTCCTGTACAACGCAAACGGTTGAAGGTGCGTCTTTTCAGTATTCAGAAAGAATCCAGCGAAGCTTTGGAAGATCTTACCCAGGCCCGTGAAGAGTGTTCGTCACGTTTGGAGATATTGAATTCGTTTTCCAATATCTGGTCTGCCCCGCCAGCCGAAGCCCCTGAAGACATAAAAATATTGCTCAAGGAAGGCGGCATGGGGCTGAAACAGCTGAAAACAGGTACCGAGAAGCAATTATTGAAGGTTGATTCCTTATTGAAACGGACCAATCGTTTGCATGACCGGATTATTGATCTACAGCAGCGCGAAAAGAATAACTTGTTTCAGGTATGGAAGACGTGGCTTCTGGAAGGGGGGGACCCTGTTGTTTCCACTGATTTTTGGGAAAAAGTCGTTCCCGGAAAAGCTTGGCTGGATTTAAAGCAATCGGAATTAAGTGTCAGCAGCAGGCAGTTCTCTAATCAATCCCTGCACTTTATGTTTATTGTGCTGGGAGTCTTCATCACCGGTGTTTTTCTGATCCGCATGATGGATAGCAGTGATTATTTTTTGAACAGGTCTGAAATCGAGCGCAAGAAATCACTTCGGCTTCTGTTTATCTCATGTTTCGCTTTTGCCGTATACATGGCTTCCAGAATTGTATTTCCCTATTCCTTGGATTCCATAGCCATAGTTGCTTTCGGTGTCCTTTATTGGGCTGTGCTAAGGCTTTCCAAGCTGATCTGCAGAGAAAAAATGGTCTTCATTGACGGAGAAAAAAGAGCCGCAACCTTGTTTGTAGTAAGTGGATTGCTTCTTATTCATAACGTTCCCGAAAGGATTGTGGTTTTTGCTTTTCTCCTGCTCCTGTTGTCCTTCTGGGGGTATGCAACTTATAAAGTCTGGACCAAAAAGCGCGGGCAGGGGGTTTCTATTGTTGCCCGGCAAGGCAGTCTGCTTTCACCTTTTTTCGTGATAGCAATGTTCGGCTACGGGAGACTGGCCTGTGTGCTGGTTCTCCTCTGGTCTCTGGGGCTTTTCATCAGGGGATTCGGTACTGCTTTTTCCCAGATTCTCTTCCTGCGTACCGAGATGAGTGTGGAGTTGAAGAAAGGGTTGATCCGAAGTCTGGCAGTTCCGGCAGGATGGGCGGCTGCGTTTGGGATAGCTGCATTCTGGCTGATTGATTTTTTCGGGGAGAGTGCTGTCTACGGTTTTATGGATACGAGTATCTCTCACGGCGACTATTCAATTTCACTGGGGAGCATTGTCTGGATGGCGGTCTTCTTTTTTATGACCAGACAATGTGTATCCGCATTTAATGTATCAATTGAATATGTGGGCAGTAACTGGTCCAAGGCAAAGAAAGGGGCTGTCCCTTCCATTCAGACCTTGTTTGCCTATGCCGTGTGGGCGGTCTTTTCCCTTGCGGCTTTCAGGGTTCTCGGTCTGAGCCTGACCAGCGTTACTGTTATCGCCGGTGGTTTGAGTGTCGGTATCGGTTTTGGTCTGCAGAATATAGTCAATAATTTCATTGGCGGACTTATCCTGCTTTTCGGACGTTCTATTCAGCAGGGCGATGTTATCGAGCTAAATAATATTTGGTGTACGGTTCGCAAGATCAACATCAGGACTACGGTCGTGGAAACATTTGAAAATGCGGTCATCATGATTCCGAACTCTGACCTCATTGCAGCACAGGTCACAAACTGGACCAAGAACAACCCGGTTATCCGGAGGGATATTCATGTGGGCGTGGCCTATGGTTCCGACATACAAAAGGTGAATAAGGTCCTGCTGAAACTGGCAGAAGAGCATTCACATGTGCTCAAAATTCCGGCTCCTTATGTTCTTTTTAATGATTTCGGATCGAGCAGCCTTGATTTTATTTTACGTGTCTGGATTGATGATATTGATGTGACACTCTCGGCACTTTCCGAATTGCGCTTTGCCATTGATAAGGCCTTTCGTGAAGAGGCTATAGAAATTTCGTTTCCCCAGCTGGATGTGCATGTGAAACAGGGTAAAATCCAGCTGCCTGCTTAA
- a CDS encoding YaiI/YqxD family protein, translated as MQIWVDADACPKAVKEILFKTAVRREVKLTLVANQYMTIPASPFIDMVKVGAGFDVADNEIVKLCKAGDLVITADIPLADKIVEKGATGLNPRGELYTEDNIKGILSMRNLMEELRSAGSVSGGPAAFSPKDKQNLTNQLDKFLTHALNRI; from the coding sequence ATGCAAATCTGGGTCGATGCCGATGCCTGCCCCAAGGCGGTAAAAGAAATTCTGTTTAAAACCGCCGTACGCCGGGAAGTGAAACTTACGCTTGTTGCCAACCAGTATATGACTATCCCGGCATCGCCTTTCATTGATATGGTCAAGGTCGGTGCCGGATTCGATGTGGCCGACAATGAAATCGTCAAGCTGTGCAAGGCAGGAGACCTTGTCATCACCGCGGATATTCCGCTGGCGGACAAGATTGTGGAAAAAGGCGCTACCGGCCTTAATCCCCGAGGTGAGCTTTACACCGAAGACAATATCAAAGGTATTTTGAGCATGCGCAACCTTATGGAAGAACTGCGCAGCGCAGGATCTGTTTCCGGCGGACCAGCCGCTTTCAGCCCCAAAGACAAACAGAATTTAACCAATCAGTTGGACAAATTCCTGACCCACGCCCTGAACCGGATTTAA
- a CDS encoding double-cubane-cluster-containing anaerobic reductase — translation MNLKPFISFSEYSLAELEEWKDNGGKVAGVYCIYAPTELIRAAGIAPVSLCGKKQAPIKEAERELPASLCPLIKSSYGYAVTDTCPFFGFSDIIIAETTCDGKKKMYELMEAIKPLHLMQLPHTQKGDAPFKYWLAGLHELEEFLVQHSGIEITEQALNAEIILQNKIRKELYELMILCADRRSPLTARDMLAVQESKSFSVNPENYLTKLQVLHSEMDEYLLRTDLEEKQGVRIMLTGCPVGKGSEKAITITEELGAHVVCMENCSGLKGLTLPVDETGDPYEAIARRYLQVPCSCMSPNPGRMDSIKDMVKTFEVDAIIDLTWLGCHTYNAESTVLRNFVEQELEIPFLHIETDYSESDIEQLRTRIEAFVELAE, via the coding sequence GTGAACTTGAAACCGTTCATTTCATTTTCCGAATACAGTCTGGCTGAACTTGAAGAATGGAAGGATAATGGCGGCAAGGTTGCCGGGGTCTATTGCATTTATGCCCCTACAGAACTTATCCGCGCGGCAGGGATTGCCCCGGTGAGTCTCTGCGGGAAGAAACAGGCCCCCATCAAAGAAGCCGAACGGGAACTCCCGGCCAGCCTCTGCCCATTAATCAAATCAAGCTACGGCTATGCCGTAACAGACACCTGCCCCTTTTTCGGCTTCTCCGACATCATCATCGCCGAAACCACCTGCGACGGAAAAAAGAAAATGTATGAATTAATGGAAGCCATAAAACCTCTCCATCTCATGCAATTGCCACACACCCAGAAAGGTGACGCACCTTTTAAATACTGGCTGGCCGGGCTTCATGAACTTGAAGAATTCCTTGTGCAGCATTCCGGCATAGAAATAACTGAACAGGCCCTGAACGCGGAAATCATCCTGCAGAACAAAATCCGCAAAGAGCTCTATGAATTGATGATCCTCTGTGCGGACAGACGCTCTCCGCTCACTGCACGGGATATGCTGGCGGTTCAGGAAAGCAAAAGTTTCTCCGTCAATCCGGAAAATTACCTGACAAAATTACAGGTGCTTCATTCCGAAATGGACGAATACCTCTTACGCACCGACCTTGAAGAAAAGCAAGGGGTGCGCATAATGCTGACCGGATGCCCTGTGGGTAAAGGTTCTGAAAAAGCGATCACAATAACCGAAGAACTGGGTGCCCATGTAGTCTGCATGGAAAACTGCTCCGGGCTGAAAGGGCTGACCCTGCCGGTAGATGAGACAGGCGACCCGTATGAAGCCATTGCCCGACGCTACCTGCAGGTCCCCTGCTCCTGCATGAGCCCCAACCCCGGCAGAATGGATTCCATTAAAGATATGGTCAAAACCTTTGAGGTGGATGCAATTATCGATCTCACATGGCTGGGCTGCCATACCTACAATGCGGAATCCACGGTTCTGCGAAATTTTGTTGAGCAGGAACTGGAAATACCCTTCCTGCACATTGAAACGGACTATTCCGAATCAGACATTGAGCAACTGCGGACCCGCATCGAGGCGTTCGTTGAACTTGCTGAATAA
- a CDS encoding FmdE family protein → MNLEAAISHEKNAPVSYDSIGPYTYDEFIEAARRFHGSPAPGLILGGYMMEEARRHLPEGTIFDAISETSWCLPDAVQMLSVCSTGNGWLRVKNLGVYAFSLYDKYTGKGVRIRVDPEKLKDWPEIESWFFKRRPKHEQDSVKLHAEIREAGASFCSIESVQIKPEAMVKRSKGGITTCPICGDAYPGSFGAICRSCQGESPYSSRDIGVTSSTAPVPKGLKVVPVHEAEGKTAVHDMTRIVPSESKGVEFRKDHDFTAHDICRLQMIGKNHIYVDEGDIPDGEWVHENEAARTFGRIMAGDGIYLDGEPREGKVTLLAGRDGVLVSDLEMMNRFNLVPDVMVAARKGGALVKEGARIAGTRAIPLYLSRENFSRAVSALNGDPLFKILPLQRKKVGILITGDEVFNGLIDDKFESVITAKVQALGCEVARVVIKPDDREEIRDAALSLMKEGCDLLITTAGMSVDPDDVTRHGLVDAGVSDLLYGAPVLPGTMLLLAKAGNTRVIGVPACALFFKTTSLDLVLPRVIAGQEITRSDLVSLADGGYCMECKVCTFPKCPFGK, encoded by the coding sequence ATGAATCTTGAAGCCGCTATCAGTCACGAAAAAAACGCTCCGGTCAGTTATGATTCCATTGGGCCATATACATATGATGAATTCATTGAAGCTGCGCGCAGGTTTCACGGCAGCCCTGCGCCGGGACTTATTCTCGGTGGCTATATGATGGAAGAAGCGCGCAGGCATCTTCCTGAAGGCACAATTTTCGATGCCATTTCCGAAACGTCATGGTGTCTGCCGGATGCTGTGCAGATGCTAAGCGTCTGCAGTACCGGGAACGGTTGGTTGCGGGTCAAAAATCTTGGTGTATACGCTTTTTCACTTTACGATAAGTACACCGGCAAGGGTGTACGCATTCGGGTTGATCCCGAGAAGCTCAAAGACTGGCCGGAAATTGAATCATGGTTTTTCAAGCGCCGTCCCAAACATGAGCAGGATTCTGTTAAACTGCATGCGGAAATACGTGAAGCCGGAGCATCTTTCTGCTCCATCGAGTCCGTACAAATCAAGCCCGAGGCAATGGTCAAGCGCAGCAAAGGAGGTATTACCACCTGCCCAATCTGTGGCGACGCTTATCCCGGTTCATTCGGTGCCATCTGCAGAAGTTGTCAGGGTGAAAGTCCTTACTCCAGCCGCGATATCGGGGTTACGTCCTCTACAGCCCCGGTTCCGAAAGGTCTCAAGGTTGTGCCCGTGCATGAAGCTGAAGGAAAAACCGCTGTGCATGACATGACCCGTATCGTTCCCAGCGAGAGCAAGGGGGTTGAATTCCGCAAGGATCATGATTTTACAGCCCATGACATCTGTCGATTGCAGATGATCGGCAAGAACCACATCTACGTGGATGAGGGTGATATTCCCGACGGGGAGTGGGTTCATGAAAACGAGGCCGCCCGGACCTTCGGGAGGATCATGGCCGGGGACGGCATCTATCTTGACGGTGAGCCGAGAGAAGGAAAAGTGACCCTGCTCGCGGGACGCGATGGAGTTCTGGTAAGCGATCTTGAAATGATGAACCGTTTCAACCTTGTGCCTGACGTGATGGTTGCAGCCCGCAAGGGAGGGGCTCTTGTCAAAGAGGGCGCCCGCATTGCCGGAACAAGGGCCATTCCGCTTTATCTTTCCCGTGAGAATTTTTCTCGAGCTGTTTCGGCATTGAACGGTGATCCGTTGTTCAAAATTCTTCCCCTGCAAAGAAAAAAGGTCGGCATTCTCATTACCGGGGATGAGGTTTTCAACGGCCTGATTGACGATAAATTTGAGTCTGTCATCACTGCAAAGGTGCAGGCGCTTGGCTGCGAAGTTGCTCGCGTTGTCATTAAACCGGATGACCGTGAGGAAATCCGCGATGCAGCCCTTTCCCTCATGAAAGAAGGTTGTGACCTGCTCATCACAACCGCCGGGATGTCTGTAGATCCTGATGACGTGACCCGCCACGGACTAGTGGATGCCGGAGTATCCGACCTCCTTTATGGTGCTCCGGTACTCCCCGGCACTATGCTGCTGCTGGCAAAAGCAGGAAATACCAGGGTTATCGGCGTTCCGGCCTGCGCGCTTTTTTTCAAGACCACGAGTCTGGACCTTGTTCTGCCCAGAGTAATTGCCGGGCAGGAGATTACCCGCAGTGATCTGGTTTCACTTGCCGACGGCGGCTACTGCATGGAGTGCAAGGTCTGCACGTTCCCCAAATGTCCTTTCGGAAAATAG
- a CDS encoding LysR family transcriptional regulator translates to MNKNLDPPEMGSTAALVRMDSHTPTIRLHLWLEGGEGVFFGYGRLLLLDKIETCGSLKKASEELGMSYRAAWGKIKQTEQVLGFQLMERFGSRRNGYRLTEAGRLVRDKYLEWFNKVEQDARTRAEEIFPWKSKSFGET, encoded by the coding sequence ATGAACAAGAATCTTGATCCGCCTGAAATGGGTTCGACTGCGGCACTGGTCCGTATGGATTCGCATACCCCTACAATCCGGTTACATCTTTGGCTGGAAGGGGGGGAAGGGGTTTTCTTCGGCTACGGCAGATTGCTCCTGCTGGATAAGATTGAAACTTGCGGCTCACTTAAAAAAGCATCCGAAGAACTGGGCATGTCTTACCGTGCTGCATGGGGCAAAATCAAACAGACCGAACAGGTGCTCGGATTCCAGCTTATGGAGCGGTTCGGCAGCAGACGTAACGGTTATCGCCTCACTGAAGCCGGGCGTCTGGTGCGTGATAAATATCTTGAGTGGTTCAATAAGGTCGAGCAGGATGCCCGTACCCGGGCGGAGGAAATCTTTCCATGGAAGTCCAAGAGCTTCGGGGAGACTTGA